A portion of the Pseudarthrobacter sp. L1SW genome contains these proteins:
- a CDS encoding YggT family protein, whose translation MGIAFGLVYLALLLFFVALIIRLVFDWVQMFAREWRPRGVALVVAHAVYSITDPPLKVLRRLIPPLRLGGISLDLGFLILFIAVSIAMGITRGLA comes from the coding sequence ATGGGAATCGCTTTCGGACTTGTCTATCTCGCGTTGCTCCTGTTCTTTGTCGCACTGATCATCAGGCTGGTCTTTGACTGGGTCCAGATGTTTGCGCGGGAATGGCGTCCACGGGGCGTCGCCCTGGTGGTGGCCCACGCCGTGTATTCGATCACCGATCCGCCCCTGAAAGTGCTGCGCCGGCTGATCCCGCCCCTGCGATTGGGCGGCATCTCCCTGGACCTGGGTTTCCTGATCCTCTTCATTGCAGTCAGCATTGCGATGGGGATCACCAGGGGCCTTGCCTGA
- the ftsZ gene encoding cell division protein FtsZ produces MAAPQNYLAVIKVVGIGGGGVNAVNRMIEVGLRGVEFIAINTDAQALLMSDADVKLDVGRELTRGLGAGANPEVGKQAAEDHADEIEEVLRGADMVFVTAGEGGGTGTGGAPVVARIARSLGALTIGVVTRPFTFEGRRRAGSAEAGIDALRDEVDTLIVIPNDRLLSISDRNVSVLDAFRSADQVLLSGVQGITDLITTPGLINLDFADVKSVMQGAGSALMGIGSARGEDRAVKAAELAIASPLLEASIDGAHGVLLSIQGGSDLGLFEINEAARLVQEVAHPEANIIFGAVIDDALGDEARVTVIAAGFDDVKATSPSMDQSQPQVAPQRPAAPAAAPAPSQAPSGGNHQAHVQPVHAGVGAAGLSNWGQQRPSAVPADSGFDVDLPSVVEPDLTGSHSDDLDVPDFLK; encoded by the coding sequence GTGGCAGCTCCGCAGAATTACTTGGCCGTCATCAAAGTCGTCGGCATCGGCGGCGGTGGCGTGAACGCAGTCAACCGCATGATCGAGGTCGGCCTCCGAGGTGTTGAATTCATCGCCATCAATACCGACGCCCAGGCCCTGCTCATGAGCGACGCGGATGTAAAGCTCGACGTCGGACGCGAGCTGACCCGCGGGCTCGGAGCAGGCGCCAACCCCGAGGTGGGCAAGCAGGCGGCCGAGGACCACGCGGATGAGATCGAGGAAGTCCTCCGCGGCGCCGACATGGTGTTCGTGACTGCCGGCGAAGGCGGCGGCACCGGCACCGGCGGCGCCCCCGTCGTCGCACGCATTGCCCGTTCCCTGGGCGCGCTGACCATTGGCGTGGTCACCCGCCCCTTCACCTTCGAAGGCCGCCGTCGCGCCGGCTCCGCAGAAGCCGGCATCGACGCCCTGCGTGACGAGGTGGACACCCTGATCGTGATCCCCAACGACCGCCTCCTGTCCATAAGCGACCGCAACGTTTCGGTGCTCGATGCCTTCCGCTCTGCGGACCAGGTGCTGCTCTCCGGTGTCCAGGGCATCACGGACCTCATCACCACCCCGGGCCTGATCAACCTCGACTTCGCGGACGTGAAGTCCGTTATGCAGGGTGCGGGTTCCGCGCTCATGGGCATCGGCTCCGCGCGCGGCGAGGACCGTGCGGTGAAGGCTGCCGAACTGGCCATCGCGTCCCCGCTGCTGGAGGCCTCGATCGACGGCGCCCACGGTGTCCTGCTGTCCATCCAGGGCGGTTCGGACCTTGGCCTGTTCGAGATCAACGAGGCCGCCCGCCTGGTGCAGGAAGTCGCCCACCCGGAAGCCAACATCATCTTCGGTGCCGTCATCGACGATGCCCTGGGCGACGAAGCCCGCGTGACGGTCATTGCCGCAGGGTTCGACGACGTCAAGGCCACCTCGCCGTCCATGGACCAGTCGCAGCCCCAGGTGGCGCCCCAGCGGCCCGCCGCTCCGGCTGCGGCTCCCGCCCCGTCCCAGGCCCCGTCCGGCGGTAACCACCAGGCGCACGTCCAGCCTGTCCATGCAGGAGTAGGGGCAGCAGGCCTCAGTAACTGGGGGCAGCAGCGCCCGTCCGCCGTTCCCGCTGACTCCGGCTTCGACGTGGACCTTCCCTCCGTTGTGGAACCTGACCTGACCGGCAGCCACTCGGATGACCTGGATGTCCCCGACTTCCTGAAGTAG
- the ftsW gene encoding putative lipid II flippase FtsW — protein sequence MVSTPTRPPAQQQAGKPRPGSSASPATRPATAVTRLRAGYRKFWSALEGTGTSRNGSTYYLILGSTLALTAIGIMMVLSASSVESIAAGKSPYGDALKQGMFAGIGIFTMFVLSRVNVVWLRRLAWPAIIAALALLGLVQLVGTEVNGNKNWIDLGGITFQPSEASKLALALWMATVLARKGKLLSRWQHVAVPAVPMAIIIVVLVLVGNDLGTAMIIMMITAAALFFAGAPLYLFGIAGLVAAAGTAVMAVTSSNRMCRITSWWTGESCADGIDANYQATNGLYGLASGGWFGVGLGQSRQKYSWIPEAHNDFIFAIIGEELGLVGTVVVLILFAILGAAIYRVVVAQADMFHRVLAGTIMVWLLGQATVNMSVVTGLMPVIGVPLPFISYGGSALLMSLCAIGVVLSLAREQMAPSIRPKRMLKFKAKPARKDAARKKTARKRA from the coding sequence CTCGGCATCACCGGCCACCCGGCCTGCGACAGCCGTTACCCGCCTCCGTGCCGGCTACCGGAAGTTCTGGTCGGCCCTGGAAGGAACCGGCACCTCCAGGAACGGCTCCACCTACTACCTCATCCTGGGGTCCACCCTGGCGCTGACGGCGATCGGCATCATGATGGTGCTCTCCGCCTCCAGTGTCGAATCGATCGCCGCCGGGAAGTCCCCGTACGGGGACGCGCTGAAGCAGGGCATGTTCGCCGGGATCGGCATCTTCACCATGTTCGTCCTTTCCCGGGTGAACGTCGTATGGCTCAGGCGGCTGGCGTGGCCGGCGATCATCGCGGCCCTGGCCCTCCTGGGACTCGTGCAGCTTGTGGGCACGGAGGTCAACGGCAACAAGAACTGGATCGACCTCGGCGGCATCACCTTCCAGCCGTCCGAAGCGTCCAAGCTGGCCCTCGCGCTGTGGATGGCCACCGTCCTTGCCAGGAAGGGCAAGCTCCTCAGCCGCTGGCAGCATGTGGCCGTCCCCGCCGTCCCGATGGCCATCATCATCGTTGTGCTGGTCCTGGTGGGCAACGACCTCGGAACGGCCATGATCATCATGATGATTACCGCTGCCGCCCTCTTCTTCGCCGGGGCGCCCCTGTATCTCTTCGGCATCGCGGGCCTGGTGGCAGCCGCCGGAACAGCTGTCATGGCCGTGACCAGTTCAAACCGCATGTGCCGCATCACCTCCTGGTGGACCGGCGAGTCCTGCGCCGACGGCATCGACGCCAACTACCAGGCCACCAACGGGCTTTACGGGCTCGCCTCGGGAGGCTGGTTCGGCGTAGGGCTGGGGCAAAGCCGGCAGAAGTACAGCTGGATCCCCGAAGCCCACAACGACTTCATTTTTGCCATCATCGGCGAGGAGCTCGGACTGGTGGGGACCGTCGTCGTCCTCATCCTGTTCGCCATCCTGGGCGCGGCGATCTACCGCGTGGTGGTGGCGCAGGCGGACATGTTCCACCGGGTGCTGGCCGGCACCATCATGGTGTGGCTGCTGGGGCAGGCTACGGTCAACATGTCCGTGGTGACTGGCCTGATGCCCGTGATCGGCGTGCCCCTGCCGTTCATTTCCTACGGCGGATCCGCCCTGCTGATGTCGCTCTGCGCCATCGGGGTGGTGCTCTCCCTGGCCAGGGAGCAGATGGCCCCGTCCATCCGTCCCAAGCGGATGCTCAAGTTCAAGGCCAAGCCGGCGCGGAAAGACGCGGCCCGGAAGAAGACTGCAAGAAAGCGTGCCTAG
- a CDS encoding YggS family pyridoxal phosphate-dependent enzyme encodes MGEPSADDGEAGRRDPLGEDPRTTELSGRLEAVRGRIRAAAAAAGRADELPALIVVTKFHPAEDIRRLASLGVTDVGENRDQEAAAKAELLADCGLTWHFVGQLQTKKAKSVVRYAAAVHSVDRPQLVEALAKAVRIQQDSTGRAPLDCFIQVSLEDDAGAHRGGAAPSDIPLLADRIAAEEGLRLAGVMAVAPLGAPPGPAFEKLAGLSAMLVAQHPGASAISAGMSQDLEAAISFGATHLRIGSDILGSRPPVG; translated from the coding sequence ATGGGTGAGCCTTCCGCTGACGACGGCGAGGCCGGCCGCCGGGATCCGCTCGGCGAGGATCCACGTACCACAGAGCTGTCCGGACGGCTGGAGGCTGTCAGGGGCCGCATCAGGGCTGCCGCCGCCGCGGCCGGACGTGCAGACGAGCTCCCCGCGCTGATCGTGGTCACCAAGTTCCACCCCGCCGAGGATATCCGGCGGCTCGCGTCCCTGGGGGTCACCGACGTCGGGGAAAACCGCGACCAGGAGGCGGCCGCGAAGGCGGAGCTCCTGGCCGACTGCGGACTCACCTGGCACTTTGTTGGACAGCTGCAGACCAAGAAGGCCAAGTCCGTGGTGCGCTATGCCGCCGCCGTCCATTCCGTGGACCGGCCCCAGCTCGTGGAGGCCCTGGCCAAGGCGGTGCGGATCCAGCAGGACAGCACCGGCCGGGCGCCGCTGGACTGCTTCATCCAGGTCAGCCTGGAGGACGACGCCGGTGCCCACCGCGGTGGCGCCGCCCCGTCCGACATTCCACTGCTGGCCGACCGGATAGCAGCAGAGGAGGGCCTTCGCCTGGCAGGCGTGATGGCAGTGGCACCCCTGGGCGCGCCGCCCGGACCCGCCTTCGAGAAGCTGGCAGGGTTGTCGGCAATGCTGGTGGCACAGCATCCCGGTGCCAGCGCGATCTCCGCCGGCATGAGCCAGGACCTTGAAGCGGCCATATCCTTCGGGGCGACACACCTGCGAATCGGTTCCGATATTCTCGGATCGCGTCCCCCGGTGGGGTAG
- a CDS encoding DivIVA domain-containing protein — MALTPEDVVNKRFQPTKFREGYDQDEVDDFLDEIVVELRRLNQENDELRKKLAEAGSSVPASSAASPVVEKVPAPVKADKDEAREKAEAEAKAAEAAKKKDVQPSAPAAAAPAASTAAAVATPSAESAAGLLAMAQQMHDRHVADGQAQKDKIIAEAQIEASSLVNDAQEKSRKILGALEQQRSVLERKVEQLRGFERDYRSRLKAYIEGQLRDLDARGSVATPEVSEAN; from the coding sequence ATGGCTTTGACGCCAGAAGACGTTGTCAACAAGCGCTTTCAGCCGACCAAGTTCCGCGAGGGCTACGACCAGGACGAAGTTGATGACTTCCTGGACGAGATCGTTGTTGAGCTCCGCCGCCTGAACCAGGAGAACGACGAACTTCGCAAGAAGCTCGCCGAAGCCGGGTCCAGCGTTCCGGCCAGCTCGGCTGCTTCCCCCGTCGTGGAGAAGGTCCCCGCGCCCGTCAAGGCCGACAAGGATGAGGCACGCGAAAAGGCGGAAGCCGAAGCCAAGGCCGCGGAAGCCGCGAAGAAGAAGGACGTTCAGCCGTCCGCTCCTGCCGCCGCAGCCCCAGCAGCCTCCACCGCTGCCGCCGTCGCAACCCCTTCGGCTGAGTCCGCAGCTGGCCTGCTGGCCATGGCCCAGCAGATGCACGACCGCCACGTCGCCGATGGCCAGGCCCAGAAGGACAAGATCATCGCCGAGGCGCAGATCGAAGCCAGCAGCCTGGTCAACGATGCACAGGAGAAGTCCCGCAAGATCCTCGGTGCCCTTGAGCAGCAGCGCTCCGTCCTGGAACGCAAGGTTGAGCAGCTCCGCGGCTTCGAGCGCGACTACCGCTCACGCCTGAAGGCCTACATCGAAGGCCAGCTGCGCGACCTGGATGCCCGTGGTTCCGTGGCTACGCCGGAAGTCAGCGAAGCCAACTAA
- a CDS encoding cell division protein FtsQ/DivIB codes for MASTRRPTYTSTGRAGGGGGDDVISASRSVPEPAPDKPHKPKKPRQPAKAGVPGFGRGKGKGNKAEPPAASGTAGANVVAFPEPKGKRRKRNILTAAGILLAVVAGLLAAAIFSPVLAVQTISVSGTHLLTPAQVQAALEPLQGKPLPQVTDEEVARLLEPLVQVKSVSAQARPPSGLAVAVRERVPVALVKQGEQYQLVDVDGVQLAATADPASVSLPVIDGGAGTIGQDLFRATAAVLGALPADVLAKLSNASAQSVDAVELKLVDGQTIIWGNAGEKELKAKVLAALLKVPADPKNPVRVYDVSVPRHPVTR; via the coding sequence GTGGCTAGCACCCGCCGGCCCACCTACACGTCCACCGGCCGGGCCGGTGGAGGAGGCGGCGACGACGTCATTTCCGCATCCCGGAGTGTCCCGGAGCCCGCTCCAGACAAACCGCACAAGCCGAAGAAGCCCCGGCAGCCTGCCAAGGCCGGCGTTCCGGGCTTCGGCCGCGGCAAGGGCAAGGGGAACAAAGCGGAACCCCCGGCGGCGTCCGGCACGGCCGGGGCGAACGTGGTGGCTTTCCCCGAGCCGAAAGGAAAGCGGCGGAAGCGGAATATCCTGACCGCGGCCGGCATCCTCCTGGCCGTCGTGGCGGGGCTGCTGGCGGCGGCCATTTTTTCGCCGGTCCTGGCCGTCCAGACCATTTCGGTATCCGGGACGCACCTGCTGACCCCTGCCCAGGTGCAGGCCGCGCTTGAGCCGCTGCAGGGCAAGCCGTTGCCCCAGGTCACCGACGAAGAGGTGGCCCGGCTGCTCGAACCCCTGGTCCAGGTCAAGTCCGTGTCCGCGCAGGCGAGGCCCCCGTCTGGCCTCGCCGTGGCAGTGCGGGAAAGGGTTCCGGTAGCCCTGGTCAAGCAGGGGGAGCAATACCAGCTGGTGGACGTCGACGGCGTGCAGCTGGCAGCCACGGCCGATCCTGCGTCGGTGTCGCTCCCGGTGATCGACGGCGGCGCGGGCACCATCGGCCAGGATCTCTTCCGCGCCACGGCCGCAGTCCTGGGCGCCCTGCCGGCGGACGTGCTCGCCAAGCTCTCCAACGCCTCCGCCCAGTCGGTGGACGCGGTGGAACTCAAGCTCGTGGACGGCCAGACCATCATCTGGGGCAACGCCGGCGAAAAGGAACTCAAGGCCAAGGTCCTGGCCGCACTCCTGAAAGTTCCGGCCGACCCCAAGAACCCCGTCAGGGTCTACGACGTGAGCGTGCCCCGGCACCCGGTGACCCGCTGA
- a CDS encoding cell division protein SepF: MAGALRKTMIYLGLADGDEHYESEHQSTRKDEDETMEADREERRAPAPVREVSRETSYAPEEEYRAPVTPIKRAASSREETSGLRQITTIHPRSYNDAKLIGESFRDGIPVIMNVTDMGEADAKRLVDFSAGLVFGLRGSIERVTNKVFLLSPSYVEVIGDDKKASETQASFFNQS, from the coding sequence ATGGCCGGCGCTCTGCGCAAGACAATGATCTATCTTGGGCTCGCCGACGGCGATGAGCATTACGAGTCCGAGCACCAGTCAACACGTAAGGATGAGGACGAAACGATGGAAGCTGACCGCGAGGAGCGCCGTGCACCTGCACCCGTCCGCGAGGTCAGCCGCGAAACGTCCTACGCCCCCGAAGAGGAATACCGCGCCCCAGTGACTCCGATCAAACGAGCGGCCTCGAGCCGCGAAGAAACCAGCGGACTGCGCCAGATCACCACGATCCACCCCCGCTCCTACAACGATGCCAAGCTCATCGGCGAGAGCTTCCGGGACGGCATTCCGGTGATCATGAACGTTACGGACATGGGGGAGGCCGATGCCAAGCGCCTGGTGGACTTTTCCGCAGGCCTGGTTTTCGGACTCCGCGGGAGCATTGAGCGGGTCACCAACAAGGTCTTCCTGCTGTCGCCGTCGTACGTCGAAGTCATTGGCGATGACAAGAAAGCCAGCGAAACACAGGCAAGCTTCTTCAACCAAAGCTGA
- the murC gene encoding UDP-N-acetylmuramate--L-alanine ligase, whose protein sequence is MNHAAIPSLESLGRVHFVGIGGVGMSAVARIMVARGVPVSGSDAKDLPVMADLAAAGARIAVGYAAANLGDAQTVVAGSAIRADNPEILAAKAAGLPVLHRSEALAATMGGDTVVTVAGTHGKSTTTSMVTVLLQGAGLDPSFAIGANVPSLGVNAAHGSSGIFVAEADESDGSFLNYRPRIAVVTNVEPDHLDHYGTAEAVYESFDRFTALLPADGVLVACADDAGALALAERTRQRGTARVVLYGTAEGADLVLHDGGPGSTAVSTPSGRYPLALQVPGRHNALNAAAAFAVALELGVDPGVAAGALAHFSGASRRFEFKGEGRGVRVFDDYAHHPTEVRAALAAARSVAGDHKVHVLFQPHLFSRTREFAQEFADALNLADTALVLDIYPAREDPIPGVTSQLIADHLDQGGRLVAAADAVAVLASAAADGDIVVTAGAGDVTAYGPQIVEALRG, encoded by the coding sequence ATGAACCACGCAGCGATCCCCAGCCTCGAATCGCTGGGCAGGGTCCACTTCGTGGGCATCGGAGGCGTCGGCATGTCAGCCGTGGCCAGGATCATGGTGGCCCGCGGCGTACCGGTCAGCGGCTCCGACGCCAAGGACTTGCCCGTGATGGCGGACCTCGCAGCGGCCGGTGCGCGCATCGCCGTCGGGTATGCCGCCGCGAACCTGGGCGACGCCCAGACGGTCGTGGCAGGCTCCGCCATCCGCGCGGACAACCCCGAGATCCTTGCTGCCAAGGCGGCCGGCCTGCCGGTCCTCCACCGGTCCGAGGCGCTGGCCGCCACCATGGGTGGTGACACGGTGGTGACCGTCGCGGGAACCCACGGAAAGTCCACCACCACCTCCATGGTCACCGTCCTGCTGCAGGGCGCGGGACTGGACCCCTCGTTCGCCATCGGCGCCAACGTTCCCTCGCTCGGCGTCAACGCTGCCCATGGAAGCTCCGGGATCTTTGTGGCGGAGGCCGACGAGTCCGATGGATCCTTCCTCAACTACCGGCCCCGGATCGCCGTGGTCACCAACGTGGAGCCGGACCACCTGGACCACTACGGTACGGCCGAGGCCGTGTACGAGTCCTTTGACCGGTTCACGGCGCTGCTGCCCGCGGACGGGGTGCTCGTTGCCTGCGCGGACGACGCCGGCGCGCTGGCCCTTGCCGAAAGGACCCGTCAGCGGGGCACCGCCCGCGTGGTGCTCTACGGAACCGCGGAGGGTGCGGACCTCGTGCTGCACGACGGCGGTCCGGGCAGTACGGCCGTGTCCACACCGTCAGGCCGCTACCCGCTTGCCCTGCAGGTGCCCGGGCGGCACAACGCGCTGAACGCGGCGGCCGCCTTCGCCGTCGCCCTTGAACTGGGAGTTGACCCCGGCGTTGCGGCCGGCGCCCTTGCGCACTTTTCCGGTGCCTCCCGGCGTTTTGAGTTCAAAGGCGAGGGAAGGGGAGTGCGCGTGTTCGACGACTACGCCCACCACCCGACCGAAGTGCGCGCTGCCCTCGCCGCGGCCCGCTCCGTTGCGGGGGACCACAAGGTGCATGTCCTTTTCCAGCCGCACCTGTTTTCCCGCACCCGCGAATTCGCACAGGAGTTCGCTGATGCCCTCAACCTTGCCGACACCGCCCTGGTGCTGGACATCTATCCCGCCCGCGAAGATCCCATCCCGGGCGTGACCAGCCAACTCATAGCCGACCACCTGGACCAGGGCGGCCGGCTGGTGGCGGCCGCGGATGCCGTGGCAGTCCTGGCTTCCGCCGCGGCCGACGGGGACATTGTGGTGACCGCCGGCGCCGGTGATGTCACAGCCTATGGGCCGCAGATCGTCGAGGCGCTGCGTGGCTAG
- the lspA gene encoding signal peptidase II: MTDELAADSARPVPPAPRPGRAVLLSVFAGFALFAYILDQLTKLWVTSSMVEGERIPVLPPLLHWYFIRNSGAAFSIGENVTWVFSIIMAAVAVAILFQIRKLGSLWWSLALGLLLGGALGNLTDRLFREPSFGMGHVVDFIQLPNFAIFNIADSAVVSAVAIICILTLRGIALDGSRLTSERKDTSGDA; encoded by the coding sequence ATGACTGACGAACTCGCTGCGGACTCCGCACGCCCTGTCCCACCTGCCCCGCGCCCAGGCCGCGCGGTGCTGCTGTCCGTCTTCGCAGGGTTTGCGCTTTTCGCCTACATCCTTGACCAGCTCACCAAGCTGTGGGTCACGTCCAGCATGGTGGAAGGCGAACGGATCCCCGTCTTGCCGCCACTGCTGCACTGGTACTTCATCCGGAACTCCGGCGCTGCGTTTTCCATCGGCGAAAACGTCACCTGGGTGTTCTCCATCATCATGGCCGCGGTGGCTGTGGCCATTCTGTTCCAGATCCGAAAACTGGGATCGCTCTGGTGGTCCCTGGCGCTGGGCCTGCTGCTGGGCGGCGCCCTGGGCAACCTTACCGACCGGCTGTTCCGGGAACCGTCCTTCGGCATGGGCCATGTGGTGGATTTCATCCAGCTTCCCAACTTCGCGATCTTCAACATCGCCGACTCGGCGGTTGTTTCCGCCGTGGCCATCATCTGCATCCTGACACTTCGGGGCATAGCACTGGACGGAAGCCGGCTGACCTCAGAACGCAAGGACACGTCCGGCGATGCCTGA
- a CDS encoding RluA family pseudouridine synthase — translation MPERIVVGDEYGGARADAGLAGLLGISRSLAASLLAEGHVQSKGKTLGKSEKLVAGDVLQVSRPERRDPLEVVEEVVEGLKILLDDEDFVVVDKPVGVAAHPSPGWVGPTVVGGLAGAGYRISTSGSPERAGIVHRLDVGTSGVMVVAKSERAYTALKRAFKERTVDKVYHAVVQGLPDPLVGTIDAPIGRHPGHDWRFAVIEDGRHSVTHYEVLEAFGKASLVEVHLETGRTHQIRVHFAALRHPCAGDLTYGADPRLAATLGLTRQWLHARELGFDHPVTGEPVRVSSDYPQDLAFALEVLASGKA, via the coding sequence ATGCCTGAGCGGATTGTCGTTGGTGATGAATATGGGGGAGCCCGGGCGGATGCCGGCCTTGCCGGCCTGCTTGGCATTTCGCGTTCCCTCGCCGCCTCGCTCCTTGCGGAGGGCCATGTGCAGAGCAAGGGCAAGACGCTGGGCAAGTCGGAGAAGCTGGTGGCAGGCGATGTGCTCCAGGTCAGCAGGCCGGAACGGCGTGACCCCCTGGAAGTCGTGGAGGAAGTTGTGGAAGGCCTGAAAATCCTGCTCGATGACGAGGATTTCGTCGTGGTTGACAAGCCCGTGGGCGTCGCCGCCCATCCGTCACCGGGGTGGGTGGGGCCCACTGTGGTGGGCGGCCTGGCCGGGGCCGGCTACCGCATCTCCACCTCCGGGTCGCCGGAGCGTGCCGGCATCGTGCACAGGCTCGACGTCGGAACGTCGGGTGTCATGGTGGTGGCGAAGTCCGAGCGCGCCTACACCGCCCTGAAGCGGGCATTCAAGGAGCGCACGGTGGACAAGGTCTACCACGCCGTTGTCCAGGGCCTTCCGGATCCGCTGGTTGGAACCATCGATGCACCCATCGGCCGGCACCCGGGGCACGACTGGCGTTTCGCCGTGATCGAGGACGGGCGCCACTCCGTCACGCACTACGAAGTGCTTGAAGCCTTTGGCAAAGCCAGCCTGGTCGAAGTCCACCTGGAGACGGGCCGCACCCACCAGATCCGCGTCCACTTTGCCGCCCTTCGGCACCCCTGCGCCGGAGACCTGACGTACGGTGCCGATCCGCGGCTTGCTGCCACCCTTGGCCTGACGCGGCAGTGGCTGCACGCCCGGGAACTGGGATTCGACCACCCGGTGACCGGGGAACCGGTCCGGGTCAGCAGCGACTACCCGCAGGACCTCGCGTTTGCCCTGGAAGTGCTCGCGTCCGGCAAGGCCTGA
- the murG gene encoding undecaprenyldiphospho-muramoylpentapeptide beta-N-acetylglucosaminyltransferase, translated as MTSKTPSIVLAGGGTAGHISPLLAIAAALRSASPDAAILAVGTPSGMETRLVPAAGVELATIDRVPFPRKPSADLVRLPARLAGAVRQAGAILDKAAADVLVGVGGYVCTPMYLAARKRRIPIVIHEANARPGLANRVGAMMTHRVAVAFANTPLRHAVHVGMPMRTEISGLDRAASRSAARQALGLDPARPALIVTGGSSGAQSINRTIAAAVERLAGAGIQTLHITGRGKTVLDGAGKPLAADGYRQVEYVDGMELAYAAADVLLARSGAATVCEVAAVGVPAVLVPLPIGNGEQALNAAGLVAAGGALLVNDRDFTAEWVDKELVPLVTDQARLAAMAASSYRLGIRNADQRMADLILEAVKA; from the coding sequence ATGACCTCCAAGACCCCATCCATCGTCCTGGCAGGCGGCGGCACCGCCGGGCACATCAGCCCGCTGCTCGCCATTGCCGCTGCCCTGCGGAGCGCATCACCCGATGCCGCCATCCTAGCCGTCGGCACGCCGTCCGGGATGGAAACCAGGCTTGTCCCCGCGGCAGGGGTTGAGCTGGCCACCATCGACAGGGTTCCGTTCCCGCGGAAGCCTTCGGCTGACCTCGTGCGGCTTCCCGCGCGCCTTGCCGGTGCCGTACGCCAGGCCGGAGCCATCCTGGACAAAGCTGCCGCGGACGTCCTGGTGGGGGTGGGCGGCTACGTGTGCACGCCCATGTACCTGGCTGCCCGCAAACGCCGCATCCCCATTGTCATCCACGAGGCAAATGCCCGCCCGGGCCTCGCAAACCGGGTGGGCGCCATGATGACCCACAGGGTCGCCGTCGCCTTCGCCAACACCCCTCTCCGGCATGCAGTCCACGTGGGCATGCCGATGCGTACCGAGATTTCGGGGCTGGACAGGGCTGCCTCCCGCAGCGCCGCCCGGCAGGCACTCGGCCTTGACCCTGCACGGCCGGCGCTGATCGTCACCGGGGGATCCTCCGGAGCGCAGAGCATCAACAGGACCATCGCCGCCGCCGTGGAGCGCCTGGCCGGCGCAGGCATCCAGACCCTGCACATCACCGGGCGCGGCAAGACCGTCCTGGACGGTGCCGGAAAGCCGCTTGCCGCTGACGGCTACCGTCAGGTGGAATACGTCGACGGCATGGAACTTGCGTACGCTGCGGCTGACGTCCTCCTGGCACGTTCCGGTGCGGCCACCGTCTGCGAAGTTGCTGCTGTGGGGGTACCCGCGGTCCTGGTGCCCCTGCCCATCGGCAACGGCGAGCAGGCACTGAACGCTGCCGGACTGGTTGCTGCCGGCGGCGCGCTCCTGGTCAATGACCGCGACTTCACCGCCGAGTGGGTGGACAAAGAACTGGTTCCGCTCGTGACGGACCAGGCACGGCTCGCCGCCATGGCAGCCAGTTCCTACCGGCTTGGCATCCGAAACGCCGATCAGCGGATGGCTGATCTCATCCTGGAAGCGGTGAAAGCATGA
- a CDS encoding polyphenol oxidase family protein: MFHWRAEILPGVSAAFTDSGAGNLALHVGDDPRAVLRRREQLEAAAGIGPEGLRFMDQVHGTAVAVMERASAAPQADGMVSRGLPLAVMVADCIPVLLAGESADGPVLAAVHAGRPGVANGVIPSAVDSMRSLGASAIKAWLGPSICGNCYEVPAALRDEVAALVPATLSTTSWGTPALDLPAGARSQLERAGVDVEYAGQCTFETDSLYSYRRDRNTGRFAGLVWCHG; the protein is encoded by the coding sequence TTGTTCCATTGGCGCGCCGAGATCCTGCCCGGGGTCTCGGCGGCGTTCACTGACAGCGGCGCCGGCAACCTCGCACTGCACGTGGGCGACGACCCCCGGGCAGTGCTGCGGCGCCGTGAACAGCTTGAGGCCGCCGCGGGTATCGGGCCTGAGGGCCTGCGGTTCATGGACCAGGTTCATGGAACGGCCGTTGCCGTGATGGAGCGGGCAAGCGCGGCCCCACAGGCGGACGGCATGGTTTCGCGCGGGCTGCCGCTCGCCGTCATGGTGGCTGACTGCATTCCTGTCCTGCTCGCCGGTGAGTCTGCCGACGGTCCGGTCCTGGCTGCCGTGCATGCGGGCCGGCCGGGCGTAGCCAACGGCGTCATCCCTTCGGCGGTGGACAGCATGAGGTCCCTGGGCGCTTCGGCCATAAAGGCCTGGCTTGGGCCCTCCATCTGCGGCAACTGTTACGAAGTTCCGGCGGCGCTGCGGGACGAGGTGGCCGCCCTCGTGCCGGCGACGCTGTCCACTACGTCCTGGGGTACGCCTGCGCTGGACCTGCCGGCCGGTGCCCGGAGCCAGCTGGAGCGCGCGGGGGTTGACGTCGAATACGCCGGTCAATGCACGTTCGAGACGGATTCGCTGTACTCGTACCGCCGAGACAGGAACACGGGGCGTTTCGCAGGCCTGGTCTGGTGCCATGGGTGA